From one Botrytis cinerea B05.10 chromosome 7, complete sequence genomic stretch:
- the Bcyih1 gene encoding Bcyih1: protein MSEDLLNEIEAINSIYDSSTLTSAHETPDEIYVLALPNQATSLRIQFPAAYPDVPPIILGAQSSGENARKGDAGKLADFVRDIVGRTWKVGEVCLFDVIEEVEERFGAGDEEGDGGDDEGDEFADDEEGTVVERRRDPSSGDINIDIEPPNWTLSSVTTELKSTFIARCISVSSPTLAAQYIQHLLASDKKVRSATHNITAWRIKTPEGITYQDCDDDGESAAGGRVLHLMQLMDLWNVMVVVTRWYGGQKLGARRFAVINAVARDAFVRGGFVVEKGDGKEGKKGKK, encoded by the coding sequence ATGAGCGAAGACCTGCTGAACGAGATTGAAGCCATAAACTCCATCTACGACTCCTCGACTCTTACCTCCGCGCACGAAACTCCAGATGAGATTTACGTTCTCGCTCTCCCAAATCAAGCCACCTCACTCCGAATACAATTCCCAGCAGCATACCCAGATGTCCCGCCTATAATATTGGGAGCGCAGAGCTCTGGAGAGAATGCGAGGAAGGGCGATGCGGGTAAGCTGGCAGATTTTGTGAGGGACATTGTGGGGAGGACTTGGAAGGTTGGAGAGGTTTGTCTATTTGATGTTAttgaagaagtcgaagaaagATTTGGCGCTGGGGATGAGGAGGGCGATGGAGGAGATGACGAAGGAGATGAGTTtgcagatgatgaggaaggtACAGTCGTTGAACGTAGACGAGATCCTTCGAGTggagatataaatatagatatcgAACCTCCCAACTGGACCCTTTCTTCAGTAACCACCGAACTGAAATCCACTTTCATCGCACGCTGTATTTCCGTTTCTTCTCCTACGCTTGCAGCTCAATACATACAACATCTCCTTGCTTCGGATAAAAAGGTGCGTTCTGCAACCCACAACATCACTGCATGGCGTATCAAAACACCGGAAGGTATAACCTACCAAGATTGCGACGACGATGGAGAATCTGCGGCAGGCGGAAGAGTTCTGCACTTAATGCAGCTGATGGATCTATGGAATGTAATGGTGGTTGTTACAAGGTGGTATGGAGGACAGAAGTTAGGAGCTAGAAGGTTTGCGGTCATCAATGCAGTGGCAAGGGATGCTTTTGTGAGGGGTGGATTTGTGGTTGAGAAGGGTGATGGaaaggaggggaagaaggggaaaaaGTGA